The nucleotide window GTACTCAGGCTGGACTGAACGGCGGCGGTGCGGAGCACAAGGCGCTTCAACGGGGAAATTTTTGTTCGGCTGTCCAGGAAGCGGGACCCCAATATAACGTCGGCCTCACCGGACCTTAGCCGCTCAAGCATTGCGACGGCATCTTCGACTCGGTGCTGGCTGTCGGCGTCGAAAGTGATCACTGCCTCCAGCCCTGGATCCTGAAGAGCGTACTCAAATCCCGTCTGTAACGCCGCTCCTTGACCCAGGTTGAATGGATGCTCAACCACGACGGCTCCGGCCGCCCGCGCGACAGCCGCCGAATCGTCGTCACTTCCATCGTCAACACACACAACATAAGGAAATGAGGGGAGAAGACCCTGGATCACCTCCCCAACGACAGTTGCCTCGTTGAACATAGGCATCACGATCCACGTACGACTCACCAGCCAAGTATCCCATAGGGTGAAGCCTGCACTTGGCGCGAAGCCCGTAGCGTCGGAATGCTCTTGTATCGTTGGTTGAAGTTTTGCTTAGGTACAGTCCGGCGCATAAACGAAAGCTCAGGAGATTGAATGTCGTGGTGGCAGGTACTGCCAGTAGTCGTGGGCGCTGTGGGCCTGATCCTCCTGCCCGGATACGTCGTCGCTGCCGGCTGCGGCGCCAAGGGCATGAGCAGGCTTGGGTTGGCGGCGCCTCTGACCACGAGCGTTGTATCAATGTCGGCAATCGTGGCGGGCGCCCTCCGTAGCGATTGGTCTCTTTGGTGGCTGGTGCTTCCAACGCTTGCTCTTGCCATCGGAGGCGTCATTGTCCGCCATTTCACCGGTGCTAGAAGACCACGAAGGATCGGGCTCCGGGGCTTGAACCGGCCTAGTCTTCGCTCTGCTGTCCTGTTTCTCGCGGTGACTCTGTCTGGCGCGATTATCGGATGGCGCTTGACCCAGCTTTTCGGCCGTCCCGAGAGTGTTTCGCAGACATACGATGGCGTCTTCCATCTAAATGCTTTGCGCTACATCATGGACACCGGATCAGCCTCCTCGCTGAGCCTGGGTGGTATGCCAACAGGTGGCGACGATCCGTCCTTTTACCCAGCGGCCTGGCATGGCCTCGTTTCGCTACTTATCCAGGCAACGGATACATCG belongs to Arthrobacter tumbae and includes:
- a CDS encoding glycosyltransferase family 2 protein: MFNEATVVGEVIQGLLPSFPYVVCVDDGSDDDSAAVARAAGAVVVEHPFNLGQGAALQTGFEYALQDPGLEAVITFDADSQHRVEDAVAMLERLRSGEADVILGSRFLDSRTKISPLKRLVLRTAAVQSSLSTGLELTDAHNGLRVIGSAVLKRLHLTQNRMAHASELIQQLAQIKPRIVEHPVEIVYTEYSKSKGQSLLNGVNILADLFFR